Part of the Sebastes umbrosus isolate fSebUmb1 chromosome 3, fSebUmb1.pri, whole genome shotgun sequence genome is shown below.
aaataaataaatatataataaatgcaaaaataaataaataaaaataaatgcaaaaacaaataaatttaCTAAAGaattctttaaaataataataaataaaagtggaaattaaaccgaagagtaaataaataagggaattaatacaaaggtaaataaattaaaaaagctaATTGAAATAGAAATAtccatttatgtcacattttaacagttaattaaacatttatttttacttacttttaatggtatatttatttatttatttatttatcaaccaGGTGATGAGCACAACTGAAGAGAAGTCTACAGGATTAGAAGGTCATGATTTAGGTGAGACAGATTAAAACCTGAGAGGCATAAATTGAAGCTGCTGTCCTGTCTGTGAAGAAATGATCAATACTTTTGAAGAAGAGCAGGATAGAAGACAGTGATGTCTCTCTAATGGAGCAGAATAACTGTATAAATCCTGTTTTTTACCTGCTCCATGTTGTGTGATGTTTCAGCTCTTGGAGATTGACTGGAAGTCCTCTTTCTTCTGatttatgaaataaatgaatatgtgaGTGAATAAGTGATTTCAGGTTAGTGTATGAATGTCATTGCTCTGAAACAGAGGACAGTATTGCTCAcctgatccagcagaagacagagagggGTATTATAACCAGGAGAGCAGCACAGactcctgcagctgctgctggtgtccATTTCCCCCTCATACTCTGGACAGTGAGAGTCTCTTCATgagagctgctgttgttgtgggTTCTGACAGCACAGGAGTATTTTCCTGcatgctgactgctgactgggTCTAGAACcaggtgtttgttttggttCTCTGTCAGGGTCAGAGGTCGACTGTTGAAGAACCagatgtagtttgtgttgtcaGTCAGAGGACAGCTGGTACTGCAGGTCAGTGTGACTCTCTGGTCCTCTGTCACCACTGCAGAAGGACTAAACTGAACTTTCACACCTGAAAGATGGTTAGAGCGGTCAGTAAATCATCAGTAAGTCAgtaaacaataaaataggttGTTTGTTAGTGTCTTCTAAAACAACCCACATACTGTAAAAAGACTCATATACATGTTAAGTTAGGTCTGGTTAAGTTTAAAAACTGTGGTACTAGTTAAGGTCAGAGAAAGATCTCCTTCATGCTATAAAGTAAAGACGTGAACTGTGAACTCTAGTGTCAAAGTTGCATGTTTCTGTACATCCAACAAGACAATAATTTACTGAAAGGCTGATTCATGCTTCATAGAATACATGAATCATGAATCAGCCTTTTATTGTGCTGACTGCTGTTAGTACATGGTGTGGAAGTCAATAATTCACTAcacaaaaataatgtatttaatctAAAGTATTACCTGTGACAACTAAAGTCACTCCAGGTTTCCATCCTTCATCATCTCTctgcagtgtgaatgtgtattctGCTGAGTCATCCTTCTTCAGGTTATTGATTCTCAGGATGTGGTGATTCTTCATGTTGTCATGATACGTCACACGACCTGCAGCCTTCATTGGCTCTACAACTCTTTCTTTCCCCCTTCTCTTTATTTTATACcataatttatattttggcTGCTGGTTCTCAGGATATTCACTAGAAATGTTCACTGAAGAACCTTCCAGAGCACAGATTCTCCTGCTGACATAATTCACACTCCAGCAGTCGCTGTTATCAACACCTGAAATAAAGATAAGAGACAAGAGGCAGTTTCACTTTAAGTACCTTCTACagataaaagataaagatatttaaatcaTAACCAGTCTTGGAAATTAACCCTTTTGTCCACCTgtcactgtggctggtggattctAAAATTAgggatgagaaaaaaatcaattcacgtATGTgtcgcaatttttttttgttacaattttgaaatagattttttaatgccagaatcgatatatttgcttcatttgagtctatgtggaggtaaaaggaagttacagcttttattgttgtagtctgagtaacgtgacattatatccgttccgtatctatcaaccaaaacaaatcaCAGTGAGCCGAagcgagaaagtagaaaacggcggagggtccgggtggatacgacctgcaccctcacatttaaatccaaagtggtaaaatgggccgacgctacgactgtagagcacccatatactgacatttatgttaaatgcattcaaacggtcccgatggagctgactatggatgtataaagagaacggagctgacgggagagctagtgACGACCTTGGAGAAGatagcggaagtatacatgtgtgactacgtccggttttcaacaTAAGgcgttaacaaagggaactgtatatgcaaaatacatatatggaaataatattgattggattataacaaaaatcgcaataaatcataatattgaatcgcaatacttataGAATCGctatacttaaaaattgcaatacatatcaaatcaggagataggtgtatcgtacCAGCTCTATCcaaaatctagcagccactcaatagagtatcattgtttttttggttggtgagtgaagcaaaatctagcagccacttacatattttaccagcatttggctggtgttCATTTCCAATACTGATCATAACActacaaaaacatatattaaatcaatcaatcaatattaaAATCATCATATTTCTCATTGTTATTTGTAGACCATCAACACAAATATCCCATTTTATAAGTTTATAAGTTGGTTCGTACTCACAGACTTCAGCTGAGCGCAGATCCTCACGGCCTTTTACAGCACAGTAGAAACGTTCAGTAGCATTGGTGGGAACTAtaacctctttctttctcactaAATATCTGTTCTTATACAATATAAAGGCAGTTGGAGGACAGCTGGAGTTACAGGTCAGCCTGACATGGTCTGGTTTTGCTGCAGGACTCATTTGAACATGTACTTCTGTTGGGAgataacaaatacattttcatcaatTGTTTGATTAagtaaatgtattatattatatataaactcaAAACATGATTGATCTGGGAAGAGAGAAGGTGTAAAACTC
Proteins encoded:
- the LOC119484686 gene encoding uncharacterized protein LOC119484686; protein product: MCSSQQTSEDEPCSITYPTEVHVQMSPAAKPDHVRLTCNSSCPPTAFILYKNRYLVRKKEVIVPTNATERFYCAVKGREDLRSAEVCVDNSDCWSVNYVSRRICALEGSSVNISSEYPENQQPKYKLWYKIKRRGKERVVEPMKAAGRVTYHDNMKNHHILRINNLKKDDSAEYTFTLQRDDEGWKPGVTLVVTGVKVQFSPSAVVTEDQRVTLTCSTSCPLTDNTNYIWFFNSRPLTLTENQNKHLVLDPVSSQHAGKYSCAVRTHNNSSSHEETLTVQSMRGKWTPAAAAGVCAALLVIIPLSVFCWIRRKRTSSQSPRAETSHNMEQINLGSMYENISARSAEQDDHHYGRLHFSEDHTDDLYSTLEPSR